The sequence below is a genomic window from Brachyhypopomus gauderio isolate BG-103 chromosome 20, BGAUD_0.2, whole genome shotgun sequence.
ACCATACTACACTGTACAGTTCCACCATCACCATACAGCATGTTCATGAACTTGCCTGATGTCCAATGCGTGAAAGCCTTACTGCAGTATGAGCACCTGTACAGATGTTCTGCTCTTTACAACTGAAAGTTTCATTTTCGCTCAAGTGAGCTTTAAGGCGTGCTGCACTGGCAAAGATCTTGCCACATTcaggacagacacaaccacTCCCTCCTGCATGTCTGCTGACAGGCACGGTCAGCTCCATCGATTCTCTCAATGAGCTTCCACTAATGAACTAATTAAAGCAAACCTGAAGCCCATTTCAAAACCTCTTGAAGCTCACTGGGAGAATTCCAAGAGTGCAAAGCAGTAATCAGAGTAAAGGGTGGCTATTTTGAAGAAACTAGAATATAAAAcacattttcagttatttcactttttttgttaagtacataactccacatgtattcattcatagttttgatgccttcagtgaatctacaatgtaaatagtcTTGGAAATAAAGAAAACGCATTGAATGAGGAGGTGTGTCCAAATATTTGGCCTGTACTGTACATTCCATTTTAACAAATGTGATGAGATTTGTATTTTAAAGTATTTGTAATACATTTGTGTTTATGACAATTCAGTGAAAAAAAATGTAgtttatataatatttgtaaggaatttgttttttttttaaattaatttcaAGTGTTGTGATCAATAGAAGTCATTGTACTAAATTCCAAATATAACATGTCATTTATGTAACTGAAATATTAAAACACTGATGCAGAATGCCTATgtaatttatatttttaaaacattaGTTGTATGTGATTTACAGGACAAATGAGCCTGTTAAATACATTTAGGAGGAAACTGTGATATAGTACAAAAATGATTGAGTTTCACACTAACTTCTGTTGAAAGAAAATTTAACAGCAATGCCTTCTGACCCTCTATAAGACATGAAGAGTAGATCAAATATAACATTATACCCAAACACAATGTAATGCAACTACTTTGTTTTCAAACATATTACTGAGAACTtgtataaaaaacaaacaataaaaaacaacaggagaattaatacattttaaaataaatctcAGCTGAACCACGACATTCTGCAAGACTATAGCCATAACACAGAGGCTATGACAGCAAGCTTATCTAATTTACTTAAAGCTGTATCACAGTGGATAAAgtgtacatttaccacatttgtgtgtttgcaCTTTGTTTCCAGTTAAACAGGATCTACATCCATCTGTACCATGTGTTGGCTTGTTCACATCATGCAGGTCAACATCTCACCACCACCAAAAGACAGGAGGTCACTTCACAGCTGACCATCATATTCACAAACCACGTCCACATTGTTCACTGCTGCTTATTTAGTCTGCAGGTAAAGGAACCTGCTTTGAGCTGACTGCTGCATCTCTACCATGTTTTTTCTTGTGTGAGTATAAGGAACTTAAAAAAGTAAATTTTTCCTGGCAGATGGAGCACTGGTAAGGCTTCTCTCCAGAGTGAATCCTCTGATGGGCTTTCAGAATGCAAGGCCTAGCAAAACATTTGTCACAGTCAGGAcatttgaaaggcttttcacCTGTATGAGTCTTCTTGTGTCGGATAAAGTTAATATATTTAttgaaactcttcccacacgtAGAGCAATGGTATGGACGTTCTCCTGTATGGATtcttttgtgaaaaatgaagAGTGTTGGATTAGAGAATCTCTTGCCACAGTCAGCACAGAGGTAAGGTTTCTCTCCAGTATGAATTCTTTCATGACATACCAGATTACACATTTGACTAAAACTTTTCCCACAGTGAGAGCATTGGTAAGGCTTCTGTCCACTATGTACCCTTTCGTGAGATTTTAAACTTCCTAAACGAGAAAAAGCTTTTTCACAATGAGAGCATTTATATGGTTTCTCATTGGTATGCACACGTTCATGTATTTTAACAGATGAACTATGACTGAAAGCCTTACTGCAGTAGGAGCACTTGTATGGGCGTTCTCCTGTGTGTACTCTCTGGTGACCCACGAGAGTCCCTTTGGTTCTGAAACTCTTGCCACAATCGTTACAGCTGAAAGACTTTTCTCCGCTATGTAATTTCATGTGAACGTTAAGTCCTGATGCACTTGAAAGAATTTTCccacacacagtacaaacaAAACCGCTCACTCCAGTATGTTTGGTCATATGCAGTTTCAGCTCTGTGGATGTAATAAAACTTTTCCCACACACTTCACAGTGAAAGGACTTCTCACTGTGCCTTTTTACATGGATTTTGAGGTATGCTGAAGTAGTAAAACCTTTCCCACATTCTGAACATGTGAAGGACTTCTCTCGAGCATGAAGCTTCTGGTCCAACCTGGAGCCCTCTGGTGGACGCCAGTCTTGCTTGTAGTTTTGGTTCTGATGTGGCGTttgttgtctgtgtgtccttATGTGCTTTTTTAGTGATGCTGCTGATCTGAACCTTTTTCTGCAGGTGAGGCAGGGATGttttcttcttccaggacgatgTTGTGGACACACAGGTAACCAGTCTTCATCATCACAAGTCAAATTATCtaaggagaaaggagagagcaCTTTATGCAACGCTCAGCTCAATTGATTATAACTGCCCTAAACCACACGATGGTATGGAAAGAGATTTTGAGGAGATCATCATTGAATAATACCATTTCTTGCTTTAAATGCAGCATATTTCTAGTTTATGTTTTGAAGTCCCCAAAATAAACAGCAACGATAATTATAGCTAAAATGAAACCTGATTACATCAGTGTATGAATGTATTTTAGGGATCATAAAATTCTTAGAAAGATGCTTCCATTACTTTGAAAACCGAGAAAGCACAGTAGCTCATAACTACCACCATGACATGAAACTTGGGGTTAAAACGCAAACCAGAATGATCATGTCTTACACTTTACTTACTAGAGGTAACaaaatcatcatcaccatcatcaccaccacgacCATCACCCTCATCATCATGTACATCTTCATCCTCATCACATTCAGCATCATCTCCTCCACTCTGGTCTCCATGTGTTGTGGTGTTTCCATTCAGCTCCTGTATTCTCCTGCAGTCCACCAGTCTGACTGAACACATCTTTAATGGAGTCTGCAGGGTGTGCTGGTCTCCACCATTACAGTCAGAGTCCAGACTCTCTGTGGGGTTTGGGTCACTATAACAGTGTAGTGAGAGGCTGGGTAAATCCTTTTCCAACTCCTGCAGTGTGGAGTGCTTCTCACGGTTACACATAGAATCCAGTGTGGATATATACATCTGTTCAGGTTCAATAATGGGACACAGACTGGGTTCATCCTCCAGGTCCTGTGGTGTGTTCTGGTCCCCAGTGCTACGGTCTGGTTCCAGTGTCTCTATGTGGTTTGGTTCAGGTTTACACACTGGAGACAGACTGGGTTCATCCTCCATATCCTGTGGTGTGTTCTGGTTGACAACACTATGTTCAGAGTCCTGTGTTTCAGTGTCGGTGACATTAGATTTACAAATAGAATAACAAGTGGTGACATTCTGAAAGATAACAGACATAACAACAATAAAAGTATGAACAAATCCACTGAAGAAATGACCACATAGGTTTTGTTAAACAGAttaacaaaattcactgaatAACCAAGAAATGTGTAAGTCCTGTATGCAAACCAAATAAGAAAAGTTTAATGAGAAAAGTGAACAAACCTCTTCAGAACATTTGTATTCCTGATTCCTTATTCTTTCCTCCAGCAGTTCAATCACTTTTCTCAATTCACAGACTTCAGTTTGTAGGTTTCCAATGTCCTCCATGGAGAGATCAGTCCCTACTGACTTTGTGCAGGATGTTTCAGAGTCACATAACAGGTGTAACTCCAGCAgaacctctccaccctcctcacTGAATAGCGCCGACATCTCCACAGTTGGGTGATACTGAGATTTAACTGCAGTCAGGTTGCCTACATTCACATTTTAAAcgaaaattaaaaacaaaaagaaaacttTTTTCTCAGACGTGCGAGCCAAGTTCTTTCTAGGTTCTTAATTTCATGTAAACGGACGTATCCTTGTAATTTACACGTAGTTTTTATGTGTAATTGAAACGCCCAAGtataaaccaaaacaaaacaaacacgcgGTGAATTGTGGGTAACACATTCATTAAACTCACGCGCCTTTCCGTACGTGCTGTAAATAACGGAAATAATCCCGCGGTTTACGTCCGCGAGACACGGAGTGGATGAAGCAGACCAATATGGATGTAATTCAACTGAAGCAACAATACTGCACTGTGTTTATAACGTGTACTTGTACAATCGTATGTGCATTCGCTCTGTTTCAGCTAAACTGGATCTATTCCCGAATTTGTATCTACCTTTTCCCGATTCGCGGTCGACGTCGTGCACGAAACGTCCGATCACGTGACCACAGAAGAAGAGAAATTGGCACGTGTCTTACACTCTACTGCCCCCGAGGGGTAATCCGAGGATCAGAGCTTTAGGGGTGCTCACATCACCCCGGAGTACTAAAGCTCAACATTAGCTTGCTAGATAAAAACGTCAGGCACACCCCTAATATTCAATCATATATTTTCTATGGTGTTACATTTTTAGCTTATTAGAGACAAACGGCCGTTACAAAAACGACATTTTACTCTTATTTTTAGGAGTGCTGGGACTCAAATATAGGGCTGCTTAAACACCTCTAAAAAGGTGGTTATACATGCCTATGGTACAACCCATCGTATTCACAAACCTAGTCCAAAATATTCATTACTGCACACAATCCACTGAAGAACATCTTAACACACCGGATTAGTGATTCATCATAAATTGAGGCGCAAGTCACACTGTAACAGGGACTTTAGGGGGAATGAAACAGAACGATCAAATACCCTCCATGGTGATTGTTTAATCTTATATTCCTGGTTTCAGTGTTCTTGACATGGGCCAAGACAATGCGGTAAATATTTCTACATCTTTTAACGCTGCCTCCCCATTCCACAGTTCCACAGTTCTTGACATTCACCAAGACAATGATTTCAACGTCTATTTAAGCATCCTCCCCAGGGTGCGAATTATACAATGATAGTTGGGGGGGTCAAGTTTTTTTCAGGGTGTAAATGAAAACCAGTACAGCGCAAGTGCGTGCTTCAGTAAACTGAAGTCTTACCATTCTTACAGTGTCTTGCTTTCTTATTGTAATGTCTACAGCACGTAAATGATAAATCCATTACATCACCTGACCGATAATGAGTCAGGAAGGCAAACGCGAATGGCTATTAACACGGAATGGTATGATCCACTTTAGGGGTGCTTGAAATCGTATCAGAATATTCTTCCAGCCATAGACACTGCATTTTTTTGTAGTATTTAACATTATATGTGAgaagtacatttaaatgttttgaccccccccccaaattattggttttgcccctttaggggggttgatgccttaaacgggggggtctgacccccccaatcccccccgTAATTCGAACCCTGATCCTCCCCATTCCACAGTTCCAGCACACCAGATTAAATCttcataaaaaacaaaacaatttaaAAACAAGTTAATTTCATTTACTCATCAACTGTTACAAAACTACTACATGACTAATGATCATGTCATAGAAAACTACAATCATGTTTCCAGCTGTAGTAACAAGCCTTAATAAAGTATTTAGTCTGCAGGTAAAGGAACCTGCTTTGAACTGACTGCTGCATCTCTACCATGTTTTTTCTTATGTGAGTGTAGGGAACTTAAAAaagaaaatttttcctggcagaTGGAGCACTGGTAAGGCTTCTCTCCAGAGTGAATCCTCTGATGGGCTTTCAGAATGCAAGTCCTGGCAAAACATTTGTCACAGTCAGGAcatttgaaaggcttttcacCTGTATGAGTCTTCTTGTGTCGGGTAAAGTTAAGAAGTTTCatgaaactcttcccacacgtAGAGCAATGGTATGGACGTTCTCCTGTATGGATTCTTTTGTGAATAATGAAGAGTGCTCCATAAGAGAATGTCTTGCCACAGTCAGGACAGAGGTACGGTTTCTCTCCAGTGTGAATTCTTTCATGACATACCAGATAATTTGCATGACGGAAACTTTTCCCACAGTGAGAGCATTGGTAAGGCTTCTGTTCACTATGTATCATTTCATGAGATTTTAAACTTCCTAAACGAGAAAAATCTTTTTCACAATGAGAGCATTTATATGGTTTCTCGTTGGTATGCACACGTTCATGTAATTTAACATGTGATCGATGACTGAAAGCCTTACTGCAGTAGGAGCACTTGTATGGGCGTTCTCCTGTGTGTACTCTCTGGTGACCCATGAGATTTGCTTTGGTTCTGAACCTCTTCCCACAATCGTTACAGCTGAAAGATTTTTCTTCACTATGTAATTTTATGTGAGCTTTAAGTCCTGATGCACTTGCAAGAATTTTTccacacacagtacaaacaAAACTGCTCACTCCAGTATGTTTGGTCATATGCACATTCAGCTCTGTGGATGTTAAAAAACTTTTCCCACACACTTCACAGTGAAAGGACATCTCACTGTGCCTTTTTAAATGGATTTTGAGGTATGCTGAAGTAGTAAAACCTTTCCCACATTCTGAACATGTGAAGGACTTCTCTCGAGCACGAAGCTTCTGGTCTAACTTGGAGACCCCTGGTGGACGTAAGTCTTGCTTGCAGTTTTGGTTCTGATGTGgcgtttgttgtgtgtgtcccctcaggTGCTTTTTCAGTGATGCTGCTGATCTGAACCTTTTTCTGCAGGTGAGGCAGGCATGTTTTCTTATTCCAGGACGACGTTGTGGAGACACAGGTGACCAGTCTTCATCATCACCAGACAGATTATCTGAGGAGAAAGGTGAAGGCACTTTTACTGTCTGTTTTCCCACCCTTTTTGTTACTGACTACTGATAATGAATAATAACAATACATACATTAGTAAGAATGTAGTAACTAATTATTTGCTGTAAAGTATCAACAGGATTATACAAAAAGGAAACTGATTTGCACTATGGAGCTTGACTGAGTTGAATCCTAGAGGTGTACAGTATATTAGCAGCCACTATCTTCATTAGTAAGTACAAGTTTGTATATGTTGATAATGGAATTTCAACACACAATTATATAATCTTCATCTTTCGAAGAGATTAAGTCTTCTGTTTAATGTAATGTTTTAATAGTTTAATAATTGTGATATCTGATTTAGATCTAACATGGACAATTAGTCACTGATcaatttttttacagtttagaATTTGAACTTGCTATAAAATTATGGAATATTAATACTGGCCACAAGAAGGTGTCAATACTAGTTATCGCATTTGCCCAACAAATTCAGTATTAGTGCATCCCTCATTTAAAAGCATACATGTTACTTACTAGAGGTAACAAAATCATCATCATGTACATCTTCATCCTCATCACATTCAGCATCATCTCCTCCACTCTGGTCTCCATGTGCTGTGGTGTTTCCATTCAGCTGCTGTATTCTCCTGCAGTCCACCAGTCTGACTGAACACATCTTTAATGGAGTCTGCAGGGTGTGCTGGTCTCCACCATTACAGTCAGAGTCCAGACTCTCTGTGGGGTTTGGGTCACTATAACAGTGTAGAGAGAGGCTGGGTACATCCTCCTCCAACTCCTGCAGTGTGGAGTGCTTCTCACGGTTACACACAGAATCCAGTGTGGATACAGACGTCTGTTCAGGTTCACTAATGGGAGACAGACTGGGTTCATCCTCcaggtgctgtggtgtgtgccGGTCCCCAGTGCTACGGTCTGATTCCAGTGACTCTATGTGGTTTGGTTCAGATTTACACACTGGAGACAGACTGGGTTCATCCTCTATATCCTGTGGTATGTGCTGGTTGACAACACTATGTTCAGAGTCCTGTGGTTCTGTGTCTGTGACTTTAGATTTACAAATAGAATAACAAGTGGTGACATTCTGAAAGATAATAGAAATGAAAACAATAAAAGTACAAACAAATCCACTTATGAAATGACCACATATGTGTGTTTAACAGAAACTACACTTCAGACATTTCATGGAATTAACAAAATTAACTGAAAAACTAAGAAATTTGTAAGTGTTAtattagtgctgggcggtatagcGGTTCGCACCGAAAacctgtgtttatttttgttatcataagaatttttcatatacCTGCCACACTGGTTTAAATAGCCTTCACGTGTCTGGAACACAGCACGAtcgttaattgtttctcaagggaagctttttattgctgcgccgctaagcacacatgcaaccgagtagtgatgggattttctgctctattttgagatgcggctctaatggctcttcttactgtggagagccggctctttcaGCTCCCAAAcagctccccatatatattttttacattattaattaattaatagcttaaacctagtTTTATAAccttttgtttcattattgacattgttaagcacttgtgatgagtaaaaatgctgcataacaatgctttataaataaaacttttattataaccaaattatcacaaaatagcaccaaaatagaacgcaatacagcttggacAATTGCCTGcctgtttccacaaaaaaagtggaggaaaccttttttttcagtgttttcccaccacattattaactgaaagctgcgtgtgattggtcagatgtgtgaagcacacgcttgacattctttgcagtgttctccgaaacgatatgtggtagtataaaagaaacaccctttaaaaacaggggaaggaacatttacctgacgaattttaatactgcattgtgttccaggtttgaaaagtaggCTAAAAAAAGcactgaaaatgtaactgtatttcgtttcacaacaaataactcTGAGgcagagacagcgaggcaccgaaggcCAAATAAAAACGACGTTGGAAAAAAACTGGCACTGTGGCTCTtccagagcacaagcgcaacgACATGGAGGCGGAGAGACAACGAGATACTGAAGGATTCCTATCGTTCaattcaaagagccggctcttagagccggatcgttcgcgaacgacacatcactacaACCGAGCGCAcatctagcttgctgaaaaagagggacgttctgaaccacaaattctacCAAAAATTGAAATAAAGgatgatgccccaaaggaactCTTGCCAAAGAGGAGCCGTGTCTGTTGTAAGGAAGTACATAGGGTTTTAAAGGTCGGACGTCACCAAATAGTCACTATGCAAATGCTGTCGAGCAAAAGTTGTCGCGGCTGGTGGTAACAagacaggcccgtagccaggggggatcgaagggttcgttcga
It includes:
- the LOC143484610 gene encoding uncharacterized protein LOC143484610 translates to MSALCSEEGGEVLLELHLLCDSETSCTKSVGTDLSMEDIGNLQTEVCELRKVIEVLEERIRNQEYKCFEENVTTCYSICKSKVTDTEPQDSEHSVVNQHIPQDMEDEPSLSPVCKSEPNHIETLESDRSTGDQNTPQDMEDEPSLSPISEPEQTSVSTLDSVCNREKQSTLQELEEDVPSLSLHCYSDPNPTESLDSDCNGGDQHTLQTPLKMCSVRLVDCRRIQELNGNTTAHGDQSGGDDAECDEDEDEHDDDFVTSNNLSGDDEDWSPVSPQRRPGKRKHACLTCRKRFRSAASLKKHMRGHTQQTPHQNQNCKQDLRPPGVSKLDQKLRAREKSFTCSECGKGFTTSAYLKIHLKRHSEMSFHCEVCGKSFLTSTELNVHMTKHTGVSSFVCTVCGKILASASGLKAHIKLHSEEKPFSCNDCGKRFRTKANLMGHQRVHTGERPYKCSYCSKAFSHRSHVKLHERVHTNEKPYKCSHCEKDFSRLGSLKSHEMIHSEQKPYQCSHCGKSFRHANYLVCHERIHTGEKPYLCPDCGKTFSYGPLFIIHKRIHTGERPYHCSTCGKSFMKLLNFTRHKKTHTGEKPFKCPDCDKCFARTCILKAHQRIHSGEKPYQCSICQEKFTFLSSLHSHKKKHGRDAAVSSKQVPLPAHVGNLTAVKFQNHLTVEMSALCSEEGGEEGGEVLLELHLLCDSETSCTKSVGTDLSMEDIGNLQTEVCELRKVIDVLEERIRNQEYKCFEENVTTCYSICKSKVTDTEPQDSEHSVVNQHIPQDIEDEPSLSPVCKSEPNHIESLESDRSTGDRHTPQHLEDEPSLSPISEPEQTSVSTLDSVCNREKHSTLQELEEDVPSLSLHCYSDPNPTESLDSDCNGGDQHTLQTPLKMCSVRLVDCRRIQQLNGNTTAHGDQSGGDDAECDEDEDVHDDDFVTSNNLSGDDEDWSPVSPQRRPGIRKHACLTCRKRFRSAASLKKHLRGHTQQTPHQNQNCKQDLRPPGVSKLDQKLRAREKSFTCSECGKGFTTSAYLKIHLKRHSEMSFHCEVCGKSFLTSTELNVHMTKHTGVSSFVCTVCGKILASASGLKAHIKLHSEEKSFSCNDCGKRFRTKANLMGHQRVHTGERPYKCSYCSKAFSHRSHVKLHERVHTNEKPYKCSHCEKDFSRLGSLKSHEMIHSEQKPYQCSHCGKSFRHANYLVCHERIHTGEKPYLCPDCGKTFSYGALFIIHKRIHTGERPYHCSTCGKSFMKLLNFTRHKKTHTGNLTAVKSQYHPTVEMSALFSEEGGEVLLELHLLCDSETSCTKSVGTDLSMEDIGNLQTEVCELRKVIELLEERIRNQEYKCSEENVTTCYSICKSNVTDTETQDSEHSVVNQNTPQDMEDEPSLSPVCKPEPNHIETLEPDRSTGDQNTPQDLEDEPSLCPIIEPEQMYISTLDSMCNREKHSTLQELEKDLPSLSLHCYSDPNPTESLDSDCNGGDQHTLQTPLKMCSVRLVDCRRIQELNGNTTTHGDQSGGDDAECDEDEDVHDDEGDGRGGDDGDDDFVTSNNLTCDDEDWLPVCPQHRPGRRKHPCLTCRKRFRSAASLKKHIRTHRQQTPHQNQNYKQDWRPPEGSRLDQKLHAREKSFTCSECGKGFTTSAYLKIHVKRHSEKSFHCEVCGKSFITSTELKLHMTKHTGVSGFVCTVCGKILSSASGLNVHMKLHSGEKSFSCNDCGKSFRTKGTLVGHQRVHTGERPYKCSYCSKAFSHSSSVKIHERVHTNEKPYKCSHCEKAFSRLGSLKSHERVHSGQKPYQCSHCGKSFSQMCNLVCHERIHTGEKPYLCADCGKRFSNPTLFIFHKRIHTGERPYHCSTCGKSFNKYINFIRHKKTHTGEKPFKCPDCDKCFARPCILKAHQRIHSGEKPYQCSICQEKFTFLSSLYSHKKKHGRDAAVSSKQVPLPAD